AAGGGAAGAAAGTCGGAGTCGAAGAAGGTTTTGTTTGTCACCTCTTGCTCCTGAAAGGGCTTTCGGACAACGGGATGACCGCAGACGACGTCACCATCGTGAACACTCCTACGAACGAGACTCCGCAGGTATTGGCTTCGGGAGCGGTTTCCGCAATCGGTGCCTGGCAGCCCAATTCTGGTGAAGCTCTGAAGCAGACTCCAGGTTCGACTCGCGTCTATTCTTCGGCAGACAGCCCCGGCATCATCTATGATTTGCTCTTTGTCTCGCCGGAATCTCTCGAGACCCGTCGTGACGACTGGGCGAAGGTGGTCAAGGTCTGGTATCGGATTGTCGACTACTTGAAGGATGAAGACAACATTGACGAAGCCTTGGAAATTCTCTCGGCTCGCGTGAACCTGTCTCCTGCCGAGTATGAGCCTCTCTTTGCCGGTACCTACATCCTATCTCTCGACGAAGCGAAGGAGCGCTGGGAGGAAGCAGAAGGCTTGGACAGTGTCTACGGTTCCACCGAATTCGTGGATGACTTTAACGTGAAGTTCGAAGTCTACGACAATCCTCTGAACACCACTCAGTATCTCGATCCTTCCTTGACCGAGGAATACGCAGAGTCGGTCGAAAACTAATTGGGACGTCTTCGAGCGTCATAATCACTTGAGTTCTGTTGGGGGAGGGGAGTCCGATCCTCCCAACCCTCTCCAGCTAAAATTGAATAACCGGTCCTCGATAAAATTATGTCGAAAGAAAAGCCATGGTTTGCGATCCGCAAGTCGCTGTCTCCACAGCGGCAAACGATCCTGACCCTTTGCTCCTTCCTCCTGCCGGTTTTGGTATGGTGTGTGGTGAGTTACGTGCCGTTTATCTGGCATCCCGATATGGTGGTCACGATTTCCGCCGATCGGAGCGACGTCACCACGGTTTACTCGGCCGGGGATCGTCTTCCCCGCCATAAGGAAAGCGAGAACGATTTCGCTTTTGAAGATTTTGCCGAAGCGGTCCGGGTTCAGAACCAAGGAATCGTCGAGGCGCGTGAAGCCGGAACTCCGATCGAGACTTCTCGGCGCACGAATAAAAAGGTATTGCGTCACTTGGCACCTGTGGGAGTCGCCGAAGGCTGGCTCGACCGCGATCAAGCCACTGACGATGCCGCCATTTATCAACTTTGGGGCGAGATCGCCCGTGGGGAAAAGGTTCCTTCGAAGGTTCCTCTTTCCGAAGAAAACAAGCAGATCGTTCAGGAAAATTGGGACATTCTCAGTGGAATTAGCGATACCTATGAGTCGAAGGAGATCCCTTCCGAGGCACTATTGAGTCTGGTTCCTCAAGGAAAACCCTCCAATCCGGTCTATGTGCCGCCTCCGCACGAGGTAATAGAAACGGGTTGGTATGACTGGACCCGCGAGCGGGACCCTTCGAAACCGGGGATGCCGGACCGCTATGTGCACTCATTGAAAATTGTTTTTGGAGGATTTTTCCTCTCCTGTTTGATCGGAATCCCTCTGGGCGTCCTGAGCGGCACCTACGACTTCTTTGCCAAACTGGTAGAGCCGTTCACTGACTTTTTCCGCTACATGCCGGCGCCAGCCTTTGGAACGGTGCTGGTGGCGATCCTCTCGGTTTACGATGCACCGAAGATTGGCCTCGTTTTTCTGGGGACCTTTTTTCAGATGGTCCTCGTGATCTCGAATACCACCCGGACGCTGGATCGTTCTCTCCTCGAGGCGGCCCAAACCCTGGGCGCTAAGAGTCGTCAGCTCATGCTGAGGGTGATCATTCCGGGGATTCTTCCCAAGCTCTACAATGACCTGAGAATCCTTTTGGGATGGGCCTGGACGTGGCTCGTGATTGCCGAGCTTATCGGAACCAAGTCCGGTCTGACCGAATTTATTGAAACGCAGGGTCGATTCCGGAACTTCGACAGCGTTTATCCAACAATTATCGTCATCGGACTCACCGGCTACATCACCGACCAAATCCTCGCGAGCATCCGACCGATCATTTTCTCCTGGGACCCTGAGCATTCTGGGAAGAAGCCGATGTGGATCTTCCGTGGATTTCTCTGGTTGATTGATCGCGACTGCTATGAACCGACTCCGGCGGAGAGCAAACCACTGGCCTCACGCCGCTAACTCACTCAACCGAAAACGCTTATGTCAGAAGAGTTTAAATTACCGAGCTACCGCGAACAGAGTCCAAAGGTAGCCGAACGTTTCCGGAAAATGTACTCCCGTCCGGTGAAGATGGAGATCAAGGGATTGTCCAAGACGTTTCAGACCTCCAAGGGGACCACGACCGCTTTGAAGGGGATCGACTTCAGTATCTATCATCGCGAATTCGTTTCGGTGATCGGCCCCTCGGGGTGTGGGAAATCGACTCTCATCCGGATGCTTGCCGGGCTCGATTTTCCCACTGGTGGAGAGGCCCTACTCGAAGGGAAGCCAGTGACGGGACCGGGAAGTGATCGGGGAATGGTATTTCAGGGCTATACGCTTTTCCCTTGGTTGACGGTGAAGAAGAACGTGATGTTCGGGCTTGAGCTGTCGGGGAAATCGGGTTCGGCCGTGGAGTCGGAGGCACGGTCCTGGATCAACATTGTCGGACTGAGCGGGTTTGAGGATTCCTATCCCAGCCAGCTCTCCGGGGGGATGAAGCAGCGGGTGGCGATTGCCCGGGCTTTGGCGAACAATCCGAGAATCCTTTTCATGGACGAACCTTTCGGGGCTCTCGATGCGCAGACCCGGTCCCAGATGCAGGCTTACCTCCTGCAGATCTGGAAAAACGTCGATGTGACCATCATGTTCGTCACTCACGATCTGGACGAAGCCATTTATCTCTCGGACCGTATTCTCGTTCTCAAGGCAAATCCAGGGGAAGTGAATGAAGTCATCGAAGTGCCAGTGCCGCGTCCGCGCACGCCCGAGCAATTTATTTCGCCCGAGTTTCTGGCGACCCGCAAGCGTTTGGAGGAGTTGATTCATCCGAAGGGCGCTCAGGAAGAGAAAGAACTGCCTGTTGTGCGGATGGTCGGAGCGGAGGACGAGGTCGAGTAATGACGAACAGGAATGCACAGACCGATTGGAGCCAACTCACTTGGCCGGAGATTGAGGAATTGCTCAATGAAGGGCAGACTGGGGTGATTCTGCCGATCGGTGCGACCGAGCAGCACGGACCCCATCTCGGAGTGGGGATGGATAGTGCGCTGGCCGAGCGGTTGGCCCGTGGTGCCGCGGAGGCCACTGGCGTTCCCTGTCTCCCGACGATTCCTTACGGGTGCTCTTTGGGGCACTCTCACCGCTGGCCGGGAACGCTGGCTCTCCGTCCCCAAACGCTGATTGAAGTGATCGTGGATCTGGGCCGCTGGCTTTTTCAATCCGGATTCACTCGTTTATTCATCGTGAACGGACACGTGGGGAACCGTTCCCCGCTTCGCTGCGCACTCGAGATTCTCCGCGCGGAGTGCGAGGACTTTAAAATCGCTATTTTCACAACCGGAACTCTGAGTCCACGAGTTCAGGATGCATTCGATGTCGATGCGAAAGACTGGCACGCGAACGCTGCCGAGACATCATTGATGATGCATCTTTTCCCGGATCTGGTCCGGGAAGACCTTCTGAAGGATTCGGATGATCCGGACCGAACGGAGAATTGCGTCTTCGCTCACCCAGTTAACCGGACCAGTAAGAATGGAGTGACCGGGAAGCCCTCCGCAGCTTCCAGCGAGATGGGGGCGAGCTTGTTCGAACAAATGGTCGAAGACCTGAGTGAGCAGATTTGCCGAGGAATTTCGGAGCGTTCTCCTTTGGACGTATCCTTTCAATAACTACTGAAAAATACCAATATTATGAGTCTATCTGAATACAAAGCTCTGCCGTATTCCCGTGCTCGCGGGGATGCCTTCGGCAGCCTTCCCTCGGACGAGGAAATCGATAAAATCCATAAGGAGCTGGAAGCCGCCGGGGTAAAATACACCGTAGGTGCATACGTGGACATCCACGGGGTTCCTAAGGGGAAATTCGTTCCTCTGTCCCATTTTAAGCACTTTGCCAAGGGTTCGGAACTCTACACGGGCTACGCTCTCGATGGTCTGGGCCAGAGTCCGAACGACGACGAGATCTGCTCGATTCCGGACCTCGGCCACATCATTCAACTGCCCTGGCAGCCTGAAGTGGCTTGGATGCCCGCCGACAATGGGTTTAAGGGAGAGCCTTACGAGGTGAATTCTCGTGTGGCGCTGCAAAAAGTCCTGAAAAAGGCGAATGACATGGGCTTCGGGATGAACCTCGGGGTGGAGCCGGAAATCTTTGTCATCCGCAAGAATGAGGATGGCTCGATCGAGGTGCCGGATGCCGAGGACAAACTCGTGAAGAGTTGCTACGACGTGCGCTGCTTGATGACCCGTTTCGAGTGGATCGACAAAATGTCGACGACCATCGATGCGTTGGGCTGGGAGCTCTACTCGCTCGACCATGAGGATGCCAACTCGCAGTTCGAGTTCGATTTCAAGCATTGCGACGCTCTGACGATGTGTGACCGCTTGATCTTCTTGCGGATGATGGCCAAGCAATATGCGGAAGAAGAGGGCCTTGTCGCCACCTTCATGCCGAAGCCGTTTGCGAATAAGACGGGAAGTGGTGCCCACTTTAACATGTCGCTCTATGACCTCGAGACCGGAGGAAATCTCTTTGAAGATCCGAACGACCCGCGGGGACTGGGCCTGAGCAAACTCGGATACCAATTTGTCGCCGGGATCCTTCGCCATGGACCAGCCCTATGCGCCGCTTTTGCGCCGACCGTGAACAGCTACAAACGTCTGGTGCGTCGCGGATTGATGGCTTACTACTCGTGGGCACCGGTTTTCAACTCTTACGGACGCAACAATCGCACAAACTCGGTCCGGATTCCGATGGGCGGGGGACGTGTCGAGTCGCGCAATGCCGATTCCTCCTGCAACCCTTATCTTGCGGCGACGCTGGTGTTGGCTGCAGGCCTTGAAGGAATCGCCGAAGATCTCGATCCGGGCAATCCTCAGGAAGTGAATCTCTACGAGCTCGATCAAGCCGGTTTGGCAGAGCGCGGCATTCAGGAACTTCCACGGACTCTTCACGAAGCGGTTGAAGCCTTTGCTGCGGATCCATTCGTCACCGAAACCCTTGGCGAAGAGCTGCGTAATGAATTCGTCTCTTACAAGAGCGAGGAGTGGATCCAGTATCACCAGCGGGTTAGCGCCTGGGAGATCGAGGAATACGTGCAAAAGTTTTAGTTTTGGCCTGTCGGTATTACTAATTGTTTAAAAAATAATATTGTCCTGAGAATTGCTACGCTTAGTTTATGAAGCGTATGAGTGAGCCCATCGAAAGAATCAGCCTCTCCATGCCTCGCAGCCTTGTGCGGCAATTGGATGAAATGATCGAAAGGAGAGGCTTTGAGAGCCGATCCCAAGCGATCTCGACCATGATCCACCAGCAAGTGGCGGAGCATGCCGAGGACTTGGGCAACGAGGTGACGACCGGGACGATCAATATTGTTTACGAGCACGGGCGCAATAATCTGAAGAAGCGCTTGGCGGAGATCGAATACGAGAATATCGCGGAAGTCATCAGCTCGCTCCATATTCTCCTCGAAAGCCAGCAAACGTTGGAAGTGATCCTGGTTCAGGGACCGGCCAGCAAGCTGCGACAGATAGCGAACGAACTCATCAGCTGTAAAGGGGTGCGGAGTGGAACCCTGAATATCCACTCCGCTGTCATCCCGCAGCTGCACGCGAAGAATTGATTCAACCAAAAGAAGATATGAGCCAATCAAAGAAGAACCTGTTCAGTCGGGAACTGGGCGGTGGACAAATGTGGTCGAAAGTCATTGGCCGGGGGAAATGCCTCCGGATGACTGACCTCGAGGGAGGGGCGAACGTCGGTATGCTTCTCTACAATGCGCTGGAAAAAACGGAGCGTTACAACATGCCGGACACTCTCAAGGGGCAGAAGATTTTCTATCTCCGGGAGCCATATTGCCTGCACTCGGACATGGGGCGAATCCTTGCCTCGATTGTCGAAGACGGTCCGGGCTGGCACGACACGGTTTGCGGCACCTCTCTTCCCTCCCTCGTCGAGGAGAAGTATGGTAAGAAAGACTACCAGGAAGCGCACAACGATTGGTATCGTGCGGGTCGGGAGTTGTTTCTTATCGAGCTCGGAAAATGGGGGCTCGGTGAGCGGGATTTAGTCCCGAACATCAACTGGTTCAGCAAGATTGCCCCGGACGAGGAGGGGAAGCTTTCCTACGTTCCCGGTCATTCGACTGCGGGATCCTCGGTAACGATTCGCTTCGAGCTCGACTCGCTCGTGGTCCTCAACACCTGCCAGCATCCTCTCGATCCGAATCCCCGTTATGAGCCGAAACCGGTCAAATTGGAGGTCTTTGAAGCCGATCCGGTTACGAGTTACGACCCGAGTCGACTGGTGCGTCCGGAAAATGAACGGGCATTCCAGAACACCGAAGACTATAACCTTCTACGCTTCTAGATGATGAGTAATTTGACTGAAAGCCAACTACTGCCAGAGAACGCGGTTTACGAACATACCATCCGGGCCGGAGATCACTGGATGCGGCGTATCGAAAAAGGGCAGACCTTTCGCATCCTGGACCTCAAGGGAAACCAGGCGGCGGACACGCTCTTCTACAACGCTGAGGATCCGGATGATCGCTACAGTGCTTCGGATACGATCGCGGCGCAAGGGGCGCTCTACCTGACGACGGGAACGCGGTTGATGTCCACGCGGGGGACTGAGCTATTGAAGATTGTCGCGGATACCTGCGGGCGTCACGACACTCTCGGTGGCGCCTGCTCCCGCGAGAGCAACACCATGCGCTATGCCCACGACAAGGAGCATATGCATGCTTGCCGTGACAGTTTTCTCCGGGGCGTACAGAGCTGGTGCCATCACATGGATAAGCGCGATGTGACTTGTAACATCAACTTCTTCATGAACGTTCCGGTGACTCCTGAAGGAGAGCTCGACTTCGCTGACGGGATCTCGGCTCCTGGCCGGTATGTTGAGATGGTGGCGAGTTGCCCGGTGATCGCCTTGATCTCCAACTGTCCTCAATTGAACAATCCGTGTAACGCCTACAATCCGACACCCGTTCAGGTTCTCATCTGGGACTGATCGCATCCGGATTTCTAGACG
This genomic stretch from Puniceicoccus vermicola harbors:
- a CDS encoding ABC transporter substrate-binding protein, producing the protein MKQHSIKNLTRIGLTTLVGLVGISSARGEEPLKIAYSDWPGWVAWEIGIEKGWFEEEGVDVEFLWFDYVASMDAYVAGQVDAVTMTNGDALVTGATGKPSVGIIINDFSNGNDMIVGGPGISSITDLKGKKVGVEEGFVCHLLLLKGLSDNGMTADDVTIVNTPTNETPQVLASGAVSAIGAWQPNSGEALKQTPGSTRVYSSADSPGIIYDLLFVSPESLETRRDDWAKVVKVWYRIVDYLKDEDNIDEALEILSARVNLSPAEYEPLFAGTYILSLDEAKERWEEAEGLDSVYGSTEFVDDFNVKFEVYDNPLNTTQYLDPSLTEEYAESVEN
- a CDS encoding ABC transporter permease, which produces MSKEKPWFAIRKSLSPQRQTILTLCSFLLPVLVWCVVSYVPFIWHPDMVVTISADRSDVTTVYSAGDRLPRHKESENDFAFEDFAEAVRVQNQGIVEAREAGTPIETSRRTNKKVLRHLAPVGVAEGWLDRDQATDDAAIYQLWGEIARGEKVPSKVPLSEENKQIVQENWDILSGISDTYESKEIPSEALLSLVPQGKPSNPVYVPPPHEVIETGWYDWTRERDPSKPGMPDRYVHSLKIVFGGFFLSCLIGIPLGVLSGTYDFFAKLVEPFTDFFRYMPAPAFGTVLVAILSVYDAPKIGLVFLGTFFQMVLVISNTTRTLDRSLLEAAQTLGAKSRQLMLRVIIPGILPKLYNDLRILLGWAWTWLVIAELIGTKSGLTEFIETQGRFRNFDSVYPTIIVIGLTGYITDQILASIRPIIFSWDPEHSGKKPMWIFRGFLWLIDRDCYEPTPAESKPLASRR
- a CDS encoding ABC transporter ATP-binding protein, which produces MSEEFKLPSYREQSPKVAERFRKMYSRPVKMEIKGLSKTFQTSKGTTTALKGIDFSIYHREFVSVIGPSGCGKSTLIRMLAGLDFPTGGEALLEGKPVTGPGSDRGMVFQGYTLFPWLTVKKNVMFGLELSGKSGSAVESEARSWINIVGLSGFEDSYPSQLSGGMKQRVAIARALANNPRILFMDEPFGALDAQTRSQMQAYLLQIWKNVDVTIMFVTHDLDEAIYLSDRILVLKANPGEVNEVIEVPVPRPRTPEQFISPEFLATRKRLEELIHPKGAQEEKELPVVRMVGAEDEVE
- a CDS encoding creatininase family protein, whose protein sequence is MTNRNAQTDWSQLTWPEIEELLNEGQTGVILPIGATEQHGPHLGVGMDSALAERLARGAAEATGVPCLPTIPYGCSLGHSHRWPGTLALRPQTLIEVIVDLGRWLFQSGFTRLFIVNGHVGNRSPLRCALEILRAECEDFKIAIFTTGTLSPRVQDAFDVDAKDWHANAAETSLMMHLFPDLVREDLLKDSDDPDRTENCVFAHPVNRTSKNGVTGKPSAASSEMGASLFEQMVEDLSEQICRGISERSPLDVSFQ
- the glnT gene encoding type III glutamate--ammonia ligase, translating into MSLSEYKALPYSRARGDAFGSLPSDEEIDKIHKELEAAGVKYTVGAYVDIHGVPKGKFVPLSHFKHFAKGSELYTGYALDGLGQSPNDDEICSIPDLGHIIQLPWQPEVAWMPADNGFKGEPYEVNSRVALQKVLKKANDMGFGMNLGVEPEIFVIRKNEDGSIEVPDAEDKLVKSCYDVRCLMTRFEWIDKMSTTIDALGWELYSLDHEDANSQFEFDFKHCDALTMCDRLIFLRMMAKQYAEEEGLVATFMPKPFANKTGSGAHFNMSLYDLETGGNLFEDPNDPRGLGLSKLGYQFVAGILRHGPALCAAFAPTVNSYKRLVRRGLMAYYSWAPVFNSYGRNNRTNSVRIPMGGGRVESRNADSSCNPYLAATLVLAAGLEGIAEDLDPGNPQEVNLYELDQAGLAERGIQELPRTLHEAVEAFAADPFVTETLGEELRNEFVSYKSEEWIQYHQRVSAWEIEEYVQKF
- the nikR gene encoding nickel-responsive transcriptional regulator NikR, with protein sequence MSEPIERISLSMPRSLVRQLDEMIERRGFESRSQAISTMIHQQVAEHAEDLGNEVTTGTINIVYEHGRNNLKKRLAEIEYENIAEVISSLHILLESQQTLEVILVQGPASKLRQIANELISCKGVRSGTLNIHSAVIPQLHAKN
- a CDS encoding urea amidolyase associated protein UAAP1 produces the protein MSQSKKNLFSRELGGGQMWSKVIGRGKCLRMTDLEGGANVGMLLYNALEKTERYNMPDTLKGQKIFYLREPYCLHSDMGRILASIVEDGPGWHDTVCGTSLPSLVEEKYGKKDYQEAHNDWYRAGRELFLIELGKWGLGERDLVPNINWFSKIAPDEEGKLSYVPGHSTAGSSVTIRFELDSLVVLNTCQHPLDPNPRYEPKPVKLEVFEADPVTSYDPSRLVRPENERAFQNTEDYNLLRF
- a CDS encoding urea amidolyase associated protein UAAP2: MMSNLTESQLLPENAVYEHTIRAGDHWMRRIEKGQTFRILDLKGNQAADTLFYNAEDPDDRYSASDTIAAQGALYLTTGTRLMSTRGTELLKIVADTCGRHDTLGGACSRESNTMRYAHDKEHMHACRDSFLRGVQSWCHHMDKRDVTCNINFFMNVPVTPEGELDFADGISAPGRYVEMVASCPVIALISNCPQLNNPCNAYNPTPVQVLIWD